A window from Cinclus cinclus chromosome 4, bCinCin1.1, whole genome shotgun sequence encodes these proteins:
- the TWF1 gene encoding twinfilin-1 isoform X2: MSHQTGIQASGSVKDIFVGARNGQYRLLKIVIDNEQLVVGSSRQPAGSWEKDYDSFVLPLLEDKQPCYLLYRLDSQNAQGYEWIFIAWSPDHSPVRQKMLYAATRATLKKEFGGGHIKDEVFGTIQDDVSLNGYKKYLISQSSPAPLTAAEEELRQIKINEVQADVGVDTKHQTLQGVAFPIAKEAIQALEKLKNKKLNYVQLQIDMKNETIILANTLDTELKDLPKRVPKDAARYHFFLYKHTHEGDYLESIIFIYSMPGYTCSIRERMLYSSCKSPLLEIVETQLWMQIVRKIEIDNGDELTADFLYEEVHPKQHAYKQSFAKPKGPAGKRGIRRLIRGPAETETPSD, from the exons ATGTCCCACCAGACCGGCATCCAAG ctaGTGGAAGTGTTAAAGACATCTTTGTTGGAGCCAGAAATGGACAATACAGGCTTTTAAAAATCGTCATTGACAATG AGCAGCTTGTTGTAGGATCCTCTAGACAGCCAGCTGGATCATGGGAAAAAGATTATGATTCCTTTGTCCTTCCCCTTCTTGAAGACAAGCAACCATGTTATTTATTATACAGATTAGATTCTCAGAATGCACAAGGATATGAATGGATCTTCATTGCATGGTCACCTGATCACTCTCCT GTTCGTCAAAAAATGTTGTATGCAGCAACCCGAGCAACTCTTAAGAAAGAATTTGGAGGTGGCCATATTAAGGATGAAGTATTTGGAACAATACAG GATGATGTTTCATTGAATGgctataaaaaatatttgatatcGCAATCCTCCCCTGCACCTTtgacagcagcagaagaggaacTTCGACAAATTAAGATTAATGAG GTACAGGCAGATGTTGGTGTAGATACCAAGCATCAAACACTGCAAGGAGTAGCATTCCCCATTGCTAAAGAAGCTATTCAGGCTCTGGAGaagctgaaaaataagaaaCTCAATTATGTACAACTG CAAATTGATATGAAAAATGAAACTATTATTTTGGCCAACACACTTGATACTGAACTTAAGGACTTGCCAAAAAGAGTTCCAAAGGATGCTGCGCGTTACCACTTTTTCCTGTATAAGCACACACATGAAGGAGACTATTTGGAATCCATAA ttttcatCTACTCTATGCCAGGGTATACCTGTAGTATACGAGAACGAATGCTCTACTCTAGTTGCAAAAGTCCACTGTTAGAAATTGTAGAGACACAATTGTGGATGCAGATAGTCAGGAAG ATTGAAATAGATAATGGTGATGAGTTAACTGCTGACTTTCTTTATGAAGAAGTACATCCAAAACAACACGCTTACAAACAGAGTTTTGCTAAACCAAAAGGTCCTGCTGGGAAGAGGGGAATACGAAGACTGATTAGAGGTCCAGCAGAGACTGAAACACCTAGTGATTAG
- the TWF1 gene encoding twinfilin-1 isoform X1 has translation MSHQTGIQASGSVKDIFVGARNGQYRLLKIVIDNEQLVVGSSRQPAGSWEKDYDSFVLPLLEDKQPCYLLYRLDSQNAQGYEWIFIAWSPDHSPVRQKMLYAATRATLKKEFGGGHIKDEVFGTIQDDVSLNGYKKYLISQSSPAPLTAAEEELRQIKINEVPKINIQVQADVGVDTKHQTLQGVAFPIAKEAIQALEKLKNKKLNYVQLQIDMKNETIILANTLDTELKDLPKRVPKDAARYHFFLYKHTHEGDYLESIIFIYSMPGYTCSIRERMLYSSCKSPLLEIVETQLWMQIVRKIEIDNGDELTADFLYEEVHPKQHAYKQSFAKPKGPAGKRGIRRLIRGPAETETPSD, from the exons ATGTCCCACCAGACCGGCATCCAAG ctaGTGGAAGTGTTAAAGACATCTTTGTTGGAGCCAGAAATGGACAATACAGGCTTTTAAAAATCGTCATTGACAATG AGCAGCTTGTTGTAGGATCCTCTAGACAGCCAGCTGGATCATGGGAAAAAGATTATGATTCCTTTGTCCTTCCCCTTCTTGAAGACAAGCAACCATGTTATTTATTATACAGATTAGATTCTCAGAATGCACAAGGATATGAATGGATCTTCATTGCATGGTCACCTGATCACTCTCCT GTTCGTCAAAAAATGTTGTATGCAGCAACCCGAGCAACTCTTAAGAAAGAATTTGGAGGTGGCCATATTAAGGATGAAGTATTTGGAACAATACAG GATGATGTTTCATTGAATGgctataaaaaatatttgatatcGCAATCCTCCCCTGCACCTTtgacagcagcagaagaggaacTTCGACAAATTAAGATTAATGAGGTACCTAAAAT AAACATTCAA GTACAGGCAGATGTTGGTGTAGATACCAAGCATCAAACACTGCAAGGAGTAGCATTCCCCATTGCTAAAGAAGCTATTCAGGCTCTGGAGaagctgaaaaataagaaaCTCAATTATGTACAACTG CAAATTGATATGAAAAATGAAACTATTATTTTGGCCAACACACTTGATACTGAACTTAAGGACTTGCCAAAAAGAGTTCCAAAGGATGCTGCGCGTTACCACTTTTTCCTGTATAAGCACACACATGAAGGAGACTATTTGGAATCCATAA ttttcatCTACTCTATGCCAGGGTATACCTGTAGTATACGAGAACGAATGCTCTACTCTAGTTGCAAAAGTCCACTGTTAGAAATTGTAGAGACACAATTGTGGATGCAGATAGTCAGGAAG ATTGAAATAGATAATGGTGATGAGTTAACTGCTGACTTTCTTTATGAAGAAGTACATCCAAAACAACACGCTTACAAACAGAGTTTTGCTAAACCAAAAGGTCCTGCTGGGAAGAGGGGAATACGAAGACTGATTAGAGGTCCAGCAGAGACTGAAACACCTAGTGATTAG